The Skermanella pratensis genome has a window encoding:
- a CDS encoding DUF4351 domain-containing protein — protein MANDYDATVKELVWAGAPALLGMLAGAPVRCFLSAEFSSVRQRRPDMVARLMNGSIFHLELQAGPDARLDWRMLEYYGPISELNDGAPVTQLVLHLGERGRGKPAGIAHPNLNFAYHVRHISDLDPQPLLDSHAPEDAVLAILCGNDDIRKRVRSILARLVPLDRRARDDAAAKLLILAQLRRAVPVVKEELKSMAVQINVDEHPYLREVAAMGEARGEARGEIKGKADSLLRQIERRLGQVPQAVAARVHGGSVEELDRWMDAICDASTLDAAALESILSPLSIDRPEKVMAVPGCYVARLDDGSGTVYVLDPDGKPIDDDEAACIGDMLGELLDELNRRGFDTASAVFAINRRSDGAL, from the coding sequence ATGGCGAACGATTACGACGCGACGGTGAAGGAACTGGTATGGGCCGGCGCTCCGGCCCTGCTGGGCATGCTGGCGGGCGCACCGGTGCGATGCTTCCTTTCCGCCGAGTTCTCGTCGGTGCGCCAGCGGCGCCCCGACATGGTGGCCCGACTGATGAACGGCAGTATCTTTCACCTGGAACTGCAGGCCGGCCCGGACGCGCGCCTGGACTGGCGCATGCTCGAGTATTACGGCCCGATCTCGGAGCTGAACGACGGGGCACCGGTGACGCAGCTCGTCCTACATCTGGGCGAACGCGGCAGGGGCAAGCCGGCTGGCATCGCGCATCCCAACCTGAACTTCGCCTATCACGTCCGCCACATCAGCGACCTCGATCCCCAACCGCTGCTCGACAGTCATGCCCCCGAGGATGCGGTGCTGGCAATCCTGTGCGGAAACGACGATATTAGAAAGCGTGTCCGGAGCATCCTGGCCCGTCTCGTGCCGCTTGACCGCCGGGCGCGCGATGACGCGGCGGCCAAGCTATTGATCCTCGCCCAGTTGCGCAGGGCGGTGCCGGTCGTGAAGGAGGAGTTGAAGTCCATGGCAGTGCAGATCAACGTCGATGAACACCCATACCTTCGGGAGGTCGCGGCCATGGGAGAAGCCCGGGGTGAAGCTCGGGGCGAGATCAAGGGCAAGGCCGACTCCCTGCTGCGACAAATCGAACGCCGTCTCGGTCAAGTCCCGCAGGCGGTGGCTGCCCGCGTGCACGGCGGGTCCGTCGAAGAACTCGACCGCTGGATGGATGCCATATGCGACGCTTCCACTCTTGATGCTGCCGCGCTCGAATCGATCCTCTCCCCCCTCAGCATTGACCGCCCGGAAAAGGTTATGGCCGTCCCTGGATGCTATGTCGCCCGCCTGGATGACGGGAGCGGGACGGTATACGTGCTCGATCCTGACGGCAAGCCGATAGACGATGATGAAGCGGCGTGCATCGGCGACATGCTGGGGGAACTGCTGGACGAGTTGAACCGGCGCGGATTCGATACCGCGTCGGCCGTATTCGCCATCAATCGACGGTCGGACGGCGCGCTCTGA
- the glgB gene encoding 1,4-alpha-glucan branching protein GlgB: protein MTAFTKNPTSQPATGTPDGSGAKSAEVLRQEIEAIVRADHGDPFGILGMHTDGPDGAVTVRTFIPEARRVLLIDSHSGQPVADLEKIHPDGFWAITLDDRKNLFRYRFRIDFATNTGEFEDAYSFPPVLGQLDVHLLAEGTHLRSFERLGAHPHEMEGVAGTAFAVWAPNARRVSIIGDFCNWDGRRLPMRKRHECGVWELFVPHVTKGDRYKYEIKGPTGSLMPLKADPYAFRSELPPHTASVVQGLNSHDWGDQEWLRDRARTDWRAKPVSIYECHLSSWKRPDGEGGIRYQTYDELADDLVPYIKEMGYTHIELLPITEFPFDGSWGYQPIGMYAPTSRHGDPVAFSRFVERCHKEGIGLLLDWVPGHFPTDPHGLGMFDGTHLYEHADPRQGFHQDWNTLIYNFGRREVSSFLLGSALYWMDQFHFDGIRVDAVASMLYLDYSRQADQWVPNQYGGNENLEAVAFLKRMNELVYANHAGAMTVAEESTSWPGVSRPVYLGGLGFGFKWNMGWMHDTLRFMSKDPIHRRYHHHDLTFGLLYAFSENFVLPLSHDEVVHGKGSLLNKMPGDRWQKFANLRAFYGFMWTHPGKKLLFMGGEFGQEREWNHNQGLDWFLLDDPFHKGVQNLIRDLNHLYRETAALHELDNEALGFDWIEANDSDNSVLAFLRYGKDRERPIVSVSNFTPLPRQGYRVGVPLPGFYRERLNTDAGIYGGSDVGNGGGVEAEQVPHHGRPYSVCLTVPPLGTLVLERQ from the coding sequence ATGACCGCCTTTACCAAGAACCCGACCAGCCAGCCCGCAACCGGGACTCCCGACGGTTCGGGTGCGAAAAGCGCCGAAGTCCTGCGTCAGGAAATCGAGGCCATCGTCCGGGCCGACCACGGCGACCCGTTCGGCATCCTGGGGATGCACACCGACGGGCCGGACGGCGCCGTCACCGTCCGCACCTTCATCCCGGAAGCGCGCCGGGTCCTGCTGATCGACAGCCATAGCGGCCAGCCGGTCGCGGATCTGGAGAAGATCCATCCCGACGGCTTCTGGGCCATCACGCTGGACGATCGCAAGAACCTGTTCCGCTACCGGTTCCGCATCGATTTCGCGACCAACACCGGCGAGTTCGAGGATGCCTACAGCTTCCCGCCCGTGCTGGGCCAACTCGACGTCCACCTGCTGGCTGAAGGCACCCATCTGCGCAGCTTCGAGAGGCTGGGAGCCCACCCGCACGAGATGGAAGGCGTCGCCGGAACCGCGTTCGCGGTCTGGGCACCCAACGCCCGGCGTGTCTCGATCATCGGCGATTTCTGCAACTGGGACGGCCGCCGGCTGCCCATGCGCAAGCGGCACGAATGCGGCGTGTGGGAACTGTTCGTACCCCATGTCACCAAAGGCGACCGCTACAAGTACGAGATCAAGGGGCCGACCGGCAGCCTGATGCCGTTGAAGGCCGACCCCTATGCTTTCCGGTCCGAGTTGCCGCCCCATACGGCTTCGGTCGTCCAAGGATTGAACAGCCACGACTGGGGCGATCAGGAGTGGCTGCGCGACCGGGCCAGGACGGATTGGCGGGCCAAGCCGGTCTCGATCTACGAATGCCATCTCAGCTCGTGGAAGCGTCCGGACGGCGAGGGCGGGATACGGTACCAGACCTATGACGAGCTGGCCGACGACCTCGTTCCCTATATCAAGGAGATGGGCTACACCCACATCGAACTGCTGCCGATCACCGAATTTCCCTTCGACGGGTCCTGGGGCTACCAGCCGATCGGCATGTACGCTCCGACCAGCCGGCACGGCGACCCCGTCGCCTTCTCCCGCTTCGTCGAGCGCTGCCACAAGGAAGGGATCGGGCTGCTGCTGGATTGGGTACCGGGCCATTTTCCGACGGACCCGCACGGCCTCGGGATGTTCGACGGAACGCACCTGTACGAGCACGCCGACCCGCGACAGGGATTCCATCAGGACTGGAACACTCTGATCTACAATTTCGGCCGGCGCGAGGTGTCCAGCTTCCTGCTGGGCAGCGCGCTGTACTGGATGGACCAGTTCCATTTCGACGGCATCCGGGTCGATGCGGTGGCGTCGATGCTGTACCTCGACTACAGCCGGCAGGCCGACCAGTGGGTGCCCAACCAGTACGGCGGCAACGAGAACCTGGAGGCGGTCGCCTTCCTGAAGCGGATGAACGAGCTGGTCTACGCCAACCATGCCGGCGCTATGACTGTGGCCGAGGAGTCGACCTCGTGGCCGGGCGTGTCGCGACCGGTCTATCTCGGCGGGCTGGGATTCGGCTTCAAATGGAACATGGGCTGGATGCACGACACGCTCCGCTTCATGTCCAAGGACCCGATCCACCGCCGCTATCACCACCACGACCTGACTTTCGGCCTTCTCTACGCCTTCAGCGAGAACTTCGTGCTGCCGCTGAGCCACGACGAGGTGGTCCATGGCAAGGGCTCCCTGCTGAACAAGATGCCGGGCGATCGCTGGCAGAAATTCGCCAACCTGCGGGCCTTTTACGGCTTCATGTGGACCCATCCGGGCAAGAAGCTTCTGTTCATGGGCGGCGAGTTCGGCCAGGAGCGGGAGTGGAACCATAATCAGGGCCTTGACTGGTTCCTGCTCGACGACCCGTTCCACAAGGGCGTGCAGAACCTGATTCGCGACCTGAACCACCTGTACCGCGAAACGGCGGCGCTGCACGAGTTGGACAACGAGGCCCTGGGCTTCGATTGGATCGAGGCGAACGACAGCGACAACAGCGTCCTGGCCTTCCTGCGCTACGGCAAGGACAGGGAGCGGCCGATCGTCTCGGTCAGCAACTTCACGCCGCTTCCGCGGCAGGGCTACCGGGTCGGCGTACCGCTGCCGGGCTTCTACCGCGAGCGGCTGAACACCGACGCTGGCATCTATGGCGGTAGCGACGTGGGTAACGGAGGCGGCGTCGAGGCGGAGCAGGTTCCGCACCATGGCCGGCCCTACTCGGTCTGCCTGACGGTGCCGCCGCTGGGCACGCTGGTGCTGGAGCGGCAGTAG